The proteins below come from a single Peromyscus leucopus breed LL Stock chromosome 13, UCI_PerLeu_2.1, whole genome shotgun sequence genomic window:
- the Agxt gene encoding serine--pyruvate aminotransferase encodes MFWMLTKTSVTLGTRAAGWVRTMGSYQLLVPPPEALSKPLSVPKRLLLGPGPSDLTPRVLAAGGLRMIGHMQKEMFQIMDEIKQGIQYVFQTRNPLTLVVSGSGHCAMETALFNLLEPGDSFLVGVNGIWGMRAAEIAERIGARVHRMIKDPGEHYTLQEVEEGLAQHKPVLLFLTHGESSTGVVQPLDGLGELCHRYQCLFLVDSVASLGGVPIYMDQQGIDVLYSGSQKVLNAPPGISLISFSDKAKHKVYTRRTKPVSFYTDITYLAKLWGCEGKTRVVHHTTPVTSLYCLRESLALISEEGLENFWQRHREATAYLHKRLQELGLQLFVKDPAVRLPTITTVTVPAGYNWRDIVSYVLDHFHIEIAGGLGPSEEKVLRIGLLGYNATRENVDRLAQALREALQHCPKNKL; translated from the exons ATGTTCTGGATGTTGACCAAGACCAGTGTGACGCTGGGCACCAGAGCAGCAGGTTGGGTGCGGACCATGGGCTCCTACCAGCTGCTGGTGCCACCACCGGAGGCTCTGAGCAAGCCCCTGTCAGTTCCTAAGCGGCTCCTGTTGGGCCCAGGGCCGTCCGACCTGACTCCAAGAGTGCTGGCGGCCGGAGGGCTGAGGATGATTGGCCACATGCAAAAAGAGATGTTTCAG ATCATGGATGAGATCAAGCAAGGCATTCAGTACGTGTTCCAGACCAGGAACCCGCTCACGCTGGTTGTCAGCGGCTCTGGACACTGTGCCATGGAGACTGCCCTGTTCAACCTCCTAGAGCCTGGGGACTCCTTTCTAGTTGGAGTCAATGGCATCTGGGGGATGCGGGCTGCCGAGATTGCTGAGCGCATTG GAGCCCGTGTGCACAGGATGATCAAGGACCCTGGAGAACACTACACATtgcaggaggtggaggag GGCCTGGCCCAGCACAAACCAGTGCTGCTGTTCCTGACCCATGGGGAGTCATCCACTGGTGTGGTGCAGCCCCTAGATGGTTTGGGGGAGCTCTGCCACAG GTACCAGTGCCTATTCCTGGTGGACTCTGTGGCATCACTGGGCGGGGTCCCCATCTACATGGACCAGCAAG GCATTGACGTCTTGTACTCTGGCTCCCAGAAGGTCCTGAACGCCCCACCAGGGATCTCCCTCATCTCCTTCAGTGACAAGGCCAA ACACAAGGTCTACACTCGGCGGACAAAGCCTGTCTCCTTCTACACAGACATCACGTACTTGGCCAAGCTGTGGGGCTGTGAGGGCAAGACCAGAGT AGTTCACCATACCACGCCGGTCACCAGCTTATACTGCCTGAGGGAGAGCCTGGCGCTCATTTCAGAGGAG GGCCTGGAGAATTTCTGGCAGCGACACAGGGAGGCTACCGCATATCTGCATAAACGCCTGCAGGAGCTGGGCCTGCAGCTCTTTGTGAAGGACCCG GCAGTCCGGCTACCCACCATCACCACCGTGACTGTGCCTGCTGGTTACAACTGGAGGGACATCGTCAGCTACGTGCTGGACCACTTCCACATTGAAATCGCTGGTGGCCTTGGGCCCTCTGAGGAGAAG GTGCTGCGGATTGGCCTGCTGGGCTACAACGCCACCAGGGAGAATGTGGACCGCCTGGCCCAGGCCCTGAGGGAGGCCCTGCAACATTGTCCTAAGAACAAGCTGTGA